A single Actinomadura algeriensis DNA region contains:
- a CDS encoding cysteine desulfurase family protein codes for MTYLDHAATTPMLPEAVEAMTARLHELGNPSSLHAVGRNARRVVEESRELIAEAFGARPSEVVFTSGGTESDNLAVKGLYWARRAADPARTRVLASAVEHHAVLDAVRWLADHEGADVEWLPVDELGRVRPETLRDALGDGTDVALATVMWANNEVGTVQPIAELAATARDHGVPLHTDAVQAAGSLPVSFAASGVQALTLTGHKIGGPLGVGALLLGKPKEPIHLDPVPLLHGGGQERDVRSGTLDTPAIAGFAAAVEVTARRRDAEAERLTALRDRLIDAVRAAVSDAILNGDPRDRLPGNAHFSFPGCEGDALLMLLDARGIACSTGSACSAGVSQPSHVLTAMGAGPERARGSLRFTLGHTSTEADVKALADAIAPAVDRARRAGLT; via the coding sequence GTGACCTACCTCGACCATGCGGCGACGACCCCCATGCTGCCGGAGGCCGTTGAGGCGATGACGGCACGGCTGCACGAGCTCGGCAACCCGTCCTCGCTGCACGCCGTCGGCCGCAACGCCCGCCGCGTCGTCGAGGAGTCCCGCGAGCTCATCGCCGAGGCGTTCGGCGCCCGCCCCAGCGAGGTCGTGTTCACCTCGGGCGGCACCGAGTCAGACAACCTCGCCGTCAAGGGCCTGTACTGGGCCCGCCGCGCCGCCGACCCCGCCCGTACCCGGGTGCTCGCCTCCGCCGTCGAGCACCACGCCGTCCTCGACGCCGTCCGCTGGCTCGCCGACCACGAGGGCGCCGACGTCGAGTGGCTGCCCGTGGACGAACTGGGCCGCGTCCGTCCCGAAACCCTCCGCGACGCGCTCGGCGACGGCACCGACGTCGCCCTCGCCACCGTCATGTGGGCCAACAACGAGGTCGGCACCGTGCAGCCGATCGCCGAACTCGCCGCGACCGCCCGCGACCACGGCGTCCCCCTGCACACCGACGCCGTCCAGGCCGCCGGCTCCCTCCCCGTCTCGTTCGCCGCGAGCGGCGTCCAGGCCCTCACCCTCACCGGCCACAAGATCGGCGGCCCGCTCGGCGTCGGCGCGCTCCTGCTCGGCAAGCCGAAGGAGCCGATCCACCTCGACCCCGTGCCCCTCCTGCACGGCGGCGGCCAGGAACGCGACGTCCGCTCCGGCACCCTCGACACCCCCGCCATCGCCGGTTTCGCCGCCGCCGTCGAGGTCACCGCGCGCCGCCGCGACGCCGAGGCCGAACGCCTCACCGCCCTGCGCGACCGCCTCATCGACGCCGTCCGCGCGGCCGTTTCCGACGCGATCCTGAACGGCGACCCCCGCGACCGGCTCCCCGGGAACGCGCACTTCTCCTTCCCCGGTTGCGAGGGAGACGCGCTCCTCATGCTCCTCGACGCCCGCGGCATCGCCTGCTCGACCGGCTCGGCCTGCTCCGCCGGCGTCTCGCAGCCCAGCCACGTCCTCACCGCCATGGGCGCCGGCCCCGAGCGCGCGCGCGGCTCGCTGCGCTTCACCCTGGGCCACACCTCCACCGAAGCCGACGTCAAGGCCCTGGCCGACGCGATCGCCCCCGCCGTAGACCGAGCCCGACGAGCCGGCCTGACCTGA